A DNA window from Chryseobacterium scophthalmum contains the following coding sequences:
- the bshA gene encoding N-acetyl-alpha-D-glucosaminyl L-malate synthase BshA yields MKIGILCYPTYGGSGIVATELGMSLANKGYEVHFISSALPARLDITNPNIFFHKVNVQTYPLFQYQPYDIALSSMIYRVVNLYKLDLLHAHYAIPYAYAAFTAKQMLKEDNNDIPLVTTLHGTDITLVGQHPSYKHAVEFSINQSDAITSVSESLKKDTLQFFNIKKEIQVITNFIDNSEFDELNECQRTQFANEDEKILIHVSNLRPVKRVDEVLQIFKNVEKKVKSKLIIIGEGPDMEKVNQFLEENPDLISKIRLLGKVNDLYRILQLSDVFLLPSEQESFGLAALEAMAAYTPVISSNAGGIPEVNIQGETGFLAEIGNVEAMSNYCIKLLSNDELLAQMKMNAKEQAVKFDLKNILPIYEEMYKTTIANFKKEPAKA; encoded by the coding sequence ATGAAAATAGGCATACTTTGCTACCCAACATACGGCGGAAGCGGAATTGTGGCAACAGAACTCGGAATGTCTCTCGCCAACAAAGGCTATGAAGTACATTTCATCAGTTCGGCACTTCCCGCAAGATTAGATATTACCAATCCGAATATTTTCTTTCATAAAGTGAATGTTCAAACCTACCCTCTTTTCCAGTATCAACCTTATGACATTGCGTTGAGCTCGATGATTTACCGTGTTGTGAATCTTTATAAATTAGATTTACTTCATGCTCATTACGCCATTCCTTATGCTTATGCTGCATTTACGGCAAAGCAAATGCTGAAGGAAGACAACAACGATATTCCTTTGGTAACCACGCTTCACGGAACCGATATTACTTTGGTGGGGCAACATCCGAGCTATAAACATGCGGTAGAATTTTCTATCAACCAATCAGATGCGATTACTTCTGTTTCAGAAAGTCTGAAAAAAGATACCTTACAGTTTTTTAATATCAAAAAAGAAATTCAGGTAATCACCAATTTTATTGATAATTCTGAATTTGATGAACTTAATGAATGTCAGCGAACTCAGTTTGCCAATGAGGATGAAAAAATTCTGATTCACGTTTCCAATTTACGTCCGGTAAAACGTGTGGATGAAGTTTTACAAATCTTTAAAAATGTTGAAAAGAAAGTAAAATCCAAATTGATTATTATAGGGGAAGGTCCCGATATGGAAAAAGTAAATCAGTTCTTAGAAGAAAACCCTGATTTAATATCAAAAATCAGATTGTTAGGAAAAGTAAATGATCTGTATAGAATTTTACAGCTTTCAGATGTATTTTTACTTCCATCCGAGCAGGAAAGTTTCGGTTTGGCAGCTTTAGAAGCAATGGCAGCATACACTCCTGTAATCAGCTCAAATGCGGGCGGAATTCCTGAAGTAAATATTCAGGGCGAAACCGGATTTTTAGCGGAAATTGGTAATGTGGAAGCAATGAGCAATTATTGCATCAAACTTTTGAGCAATGATGAACTTTTAGCACAAATGAAAATGAATGCTAAAGAACAAGCTGTAAAATTTGATCTGAAAAACATTCTTCCTATTTATGAAGAAATGTATAAAACGACGATTGCCAATTTCAAAAAGGAGCCTGCGAAAGCTTAG
- a CDS encoding glycoside hydrolase family 3 protein, giving the protein MKKLVFNFLLITVLFSVNLSAQYQPKDISKHDLKKAKEWVNQTYNSLSQDEKLGQLFIVALYTNKDENHINQVRNIVINDKIGGLILMQDDAAREINLVNEFQQKSKVPLMIGMDAEWGLYQRINTAHKFPWAMTLGAIQDKDLIYKMAAKIAEDCKRMGINWDFAPVVDVNTNPNNPIIGNRSFGSEVSNVTQSALSYANGLQDNNILAAIKHFPGHGDTNTDSHLDLPVVSHNLDRLYKIELAPFKALMNKGIGGVMVAHLYVPSLESGKGIPASISKNIITGLLKEKLGYKGLIITDALNMGAVANKYKPGELDALAFKAGNDIMLFSQGVSEGKKLIQKAIDKGEISQSRVEESVKKILLTKYLLGLSQYTPKNPENVNYDLNNDSHTKLVQNLYSNALTLLKDEKKLLPLNSNTTYYYIPLEEAPYQTFENRLKLDVKVIIKKASEINTIPANSTVIVGFHKDNSTAYKPYKISTESKRILSELTKNQNVILNIFGSAYALKDIDLSKVSTVLVSYENNDDSMTATADAFRGKTTISGKLPVLVNDQLKPGMGMTLDPFKFSKSTEFTTSK; this is encoded by the coding sequence ATGAAGAAATTAGTTTTTAATTTTCTCTTAATTACCGTTTTATTCAGTGTAAATCTTTCGGCGCAATATCAGCCAAAGGATATTTCAAAACATGATCTTAAAAAAGCAAAAGAATGGGTCAACCAAACTTACAACAGTCTTTCACAGGATGAAAAACTGGGTCAGCTTTTTATTGTGGCGCTTTACACCAATAAAGACGAAAACCATATTAATCAGGTAAGGAATATTGTTATAAACGATAAAATCGGCGGATTGATTCTGATGCAGGATGATGCAGCAAGAGAAATTAATCTTGTGAATGAATTTCAACAAAAATCAAAAGTGCCGTTGATGATCGGAATGGATGCAGAATGGGGACTCTACCAAAGAATCAATACTGCTCACAAATTTCCGTGGGCAATGACATTGGGCGCAATTCAGGATAAAGATCTTATTTATAAGATGGCTGCGAAAATCGCCGAAGATTGCAAAAGAATGGGCATCAATTGGGATTTTGCACCTGTTGTTGATGTCAATACCAATCCAAACAATCCGATTATTGGAAACAGAAGTTTTGGTTCAGAAGTTTCTAATGTGACCCAATCTGCATTATCGTATGCAAATGGTTTGCAAGACAACAATATTCTTGCGGCTATCAAACATTTTCCGGGACACGGTGATACCAATACAGACTCTCACCTTGATCTTCCCGTAGTTTCTCATAACTTGGATAGATTATATAAAATAGAATTAGCGCCTTTCAAAGCTTTAATGAATAAAGGAATTGGTGGCGTGATGGTTGCGCATTTGTATGTTCCAAGTTTAGAGTCTGGAAAAGGAATTCCTGCTTCTATTTCAAAAAATATTATCACAGGATTATTAAAAGAAAAACTTGGTTACAAAGGTTTAATTATCACCGATGCTTTAAATATGGGCGCTGTAGCGAATAAATACAAACCGGGCGAACTGGATGCTTTGGCTTTCAAGGCAGGAAATGACATCATGCTTTTTTCACAAGGTGTTTCCGAAGGTAAAAAACTCATTCAGAAAGCAATTGATAAAGGAGAAATTTCTCAATCGAGAGTTGAAGAAAGTGTGAAGAAAATTTTATTAACCAAATATCTTTTAGGTTTAAGCCAGTACACTCCGAAAAATCCTGAAAATGTTAACTACGACCTCAATAATGATTCGCATACAAAATTGGTTCAAAATCTTTATTCAAATGCTTTAACATTATTAAAAGACGAAAAGAAACTGCTTCCTTTAAATTCTAATACAACCTATTACTATATTCCATTAGAAGAAGCTCCTTATCAGACTTTTGAAAATAGGTTAAAACTTGATGTTAAAGTTATTATTAAAAAAGCTTCAGAAATTAATACAATTCCGGCAAATTCTACAGTAATTGTTGGTTTTCATAAAGATAACTCTACTGCTTACAAGCCTTACAAAATCTCAACAGAATCAAAGAGAATTTTATCAGAATTAACAAAAAACCAAAATGTGATTCTCAATATTTTTGGAAGCGCATATGCTTTGAAGGATATTGATCTATCTAAAGTTTCTACCGTTTTGGTTTCTTACGAAAACAACGATGATTCTATGACGGCAACTGCAGATGCATTTCGTGGAAAGACTACAATTTCAGGAAAACTTCCGGTTTTGGTTAATGATCAATTAAAACCTGGAATGGGAATGACTTTAGATCCATTTAAATTTTCAAAATCAACAGAATTCACCACTTCAAAATAA
- the ribA gene encoding GTP cyclohydrolase II, which produces MIKIQAEANVPTEHGNFRMIAFSEDENDWMPHMAVVAENTDFSQPVNVRFHSECITGEVFHSKKCECGQQLDAAMKYMHENGGLIIYLRQEGRNIGIINKLKAYSLQEKGFDTVQANLELGLPADDRNFGIAIEILNQLKIGNINLLTNNPEKVKFVKDSNINLNSRVPLQIPANENSKEYLQTKKDFFGHFLDDQK; this is translated from the coding sequence ATGATTAAAATTCAGGCGGAAGCTAATGTTCCTACAGAACACGGTAATTTCCGAATGATCGCTTTTTCGGAAGATGAAAATGACTGGATGCCGCACATGGCAGTAGTTGCAGAAAATACAGATTTTTCTCAGCCTGTTAATGTACGTTTTCATTCTGAATGTATTACCGGAGAAGTTTTCCATTCAAAAAAATGCGAATGCGGGCAACAGCTTGATGCAGCAATGAAATATATGCATGAAAATGGAGGACTTATCATCTATCTCCGTCAGGAAGGCAGAAACATCGGAATCATCAATAAGCTTAAAGCATATTCTCTTCAGGAAAAAGGTTTTGATACGGTACAGGCAAATCTGGAGCTTGGCTTACCTGCCGATGACAGAAATTTTGGTATCGCTATCGAAATTCTAAATCAACTGAAAATAGGAAATATCAACCTTTTAACCAACAACCCGGAAAAGGTAAAGTTTGTAAAAGATAGCAACATCAACCTCAACTCAAGAGTTCCGTTGCAAATCCCTGCAAACGAAAATAGTAAAGAATATTTACAGACAAAAAAAGATTTCTTCGGTCATTTTTTAGATGACCAGAAATAA
- a CDS encoding DUF4254 domain-containing protein: MNFTDTAWKTFNQSIEDYHVLDSVETPVTNPFETDSLERILYAKNWIDTVQWHLEDIIRDENIDPVEALQLKRTIDSSNQKRTDLVEFIDSWFLDKYKNITPKSDAKINTETPAWAVDRLSILALKVYHMSLEANRESASEEHRQNCQAKLDVLLTQKEDLSTSIIQLLTDIENGDVKMKVYKQMKMYNDESLNPILYQKEQK; the protein is encoded by the coding sequence ATGAATTTCACCGATACTGCCTGGAAAACCTTCAACCAATCAATTGAAGATTATCATGTATTAGACAGCGTTGAGACACCTGTAACAAATCCTTTTGAAACAGACAGTTTGGAACGGATTTTGTATGCTAAAAACTGGATTGATACCGTTCAATGGCATTTGGAAGATATTATTAGAGATGAAAACATAGACCCTGTTGAAGCTCTTCAATTAAAGAGGACAATAGATTCTTCAAATCAAAAAAGAACTGATTTAGTGGAATTTATAGACAGTTGGTTTTTAGATAAATATAAAAATATTACTCCTAAATCTGATGCAAAAATAAATACTGAAACTCCCGCTTGGGCTGTTGACAGATTATCTATTTTGGCATTAAAGGTTTATCATATGTCGTTGGAAGCCAACAGAGAATCTGCATCTGAAGAGCACCGTCAAAATTGCCAAGCAAAATTAGATGTATTGCTTACTCAGAAAGAAGATTTGTCAACTTCAATTATTCAATTACTTACAGATATTGAAAACGGTGATGTTAAGATGAAAGTGTACAAACAAATGAAAATGTACAACGATGAAAGTCTTAACCCAATCCTTTACCAAAAGGAGCAAAAATGA
- a CDS encoding twin-arginine translocase TatA/TatE family subunit, which produces MYTLTILALSWQHILIVAIILLLLFGGKKIPELMRGMGSGIKEFKDAIKEEDKPETKTTENNPSNNNSNSN; this is translated from the coding sequence ATGTATACATTAACAATACTCGCCTTATCTTGGCAGCACATCCTTATCGTTGCCATCATTCTTTTATTACTTTTCGGAGGTAAAAAAATCCCTGAATTGATGAGAGGTATGGGTTCTGGAATTAAAGAATTTAAAGACGCTATTAAAGAAGAAGACAAGCCGGAAACAAAAACTACGGAGAATAATCCTTCAAACAATAATTCAAACAGCAACTAA
- a CDS encoding murein hydrolase activator EnvC family protein has product MIKKISFLIGILLFGLQYGQQTKEQLQKQNADLKKQISQINSDLAKTRNESKLSISYLNNVNKKLALREKVYNNTQKEKRFIEDEIYLRQLEINRQNRELAVLRKNYAQVLVNAYKNKGVQNKVTFILSSKSLGEALRRVQYLKQYSDYQDKKAAEITTAAVALKKSVEQKKRSANEKENLLVNQKKDLTTISVERTQKEQLVTDFKKNETKLTADLRQKQSQSKALEGQIRAIIAEEIRIAKAEEESRRKAEAEKIRLAKIAADREKARIEAEAKARAEALEKERKLAEAEAKKAADLVAKREEEERKRNEEAARSEASAKDEARKIAAKKASEEATLRAKEATAKLNAAKAAEEALEKKKESDKKAAETKAMTNYGVSAPAAGSNFVSNKGRISMPAQGTITHRFGRQQHPVFKSIWEENNGIKISVAKGTSARAVFPGVVSQVIPSADGTRTVMIKHGDYFTIYSNLSSTTVSKNQQVSAGTVVGAVAQDFDGTYTLDFQIWNGNNAVDPLGWVSY; this is encoded by the coding sequence ATGATTAAAAAAATTAGCTTTTTAATAGGCATTTTGCTGTTCGGTTTACAATATGGTCAACAAACCAAAGAACAATTGCAAAAGCAAAATGCTGATCTAAAAAAACAGATATCTCAGATAAATTCAGATTTGGCAAAAACAAGAAACGAATCTAAATTGTCTATCTCATATTTGAATAACGTTAATAAAAAATTAGCGCTTAGAGAAAAGGTTTATAATAATACGCAAAAAGAAAAAAGATTTATTGAAGACGAAATATATCTTCGTCAGCTTGAAATCAACAGGCAAAACCGAGAGCTTGCAGTTTTAAGAAAAAATTACGCTCAAGTTTTGGTAAATGCCTACAAAAACAAAGGAGTACAAAATAAAGTAACTTTTATACTTTCATCAAAAAGTTTGGGGGAAGCATTACGAAGAGTACAATATTTAAAGCAATATTCAGATTATCAGGATAAAAAAGCTGCTGAAATAACAACAGCTGCCGTTGCGCTTAAAAAATCTGTTGAACAGAAAAAGAGATCGGCAAACGAAAAAGAAAACCTGTTAGTTAATCAGAAAAAAGATTTAACAACTATCAGTGTTGAGCGTACTCAGAAAGAACAGTTGGTGACAGATTTCAAGAAAAATGAAACAAAACTTACCGCTGATCTTAGACAAAAACAATCTCAGTCTAAAGCTTTAGAAGGGCAAATAAGAGCCATTATTGCTGAAGAAATAAGAATTGCAAAAGCTGAAGAAGAAAGCAGAAGAAAAGCAGAAGCGGAAAAAATTCGTTTAGCAAAAATCGCTGCAGACAGAGAAAAAGCAAGAATTGAAGCAGAAGCAAAAGCTCGTGCCGAAGCTTTGGAAAAAGAAAGAAAATTAGCCGAAGCAGAAGCTAAAAAAGCTGCAGATTTAGTTGCTAAAAGAGAGGAAGAAGAAAGAAAAAGAAATGAAGAGGCAGCAAGAAGTGAGGCCAGTGCAAAAGATGAAGCCCGAAAAATTGCCGCTAAAAAAGCATCTGAAGAAGCTACATTGCGAGCTAAAGAAGCAACAGCAAAATTAAATGCTGCAAAAGCTGCAGAAGAAGCTTTAGAAAAGAAAAAAGAAAGCGATAAAAAAGCGGCTGAAACAAAAGCAATGACCAATTATGGTGTATCTGCTCCAGCTGCAGGAAGCAATTTTGTTTCAAACAAAGGGCGAATTTCTATGCCTGCGCAAGGAACAATTACCCATCGATTCGGAAGACAACAACACCCGGTCTTTAAATCGATTTGGGAAGAAAATAACGGTATTAAAATATCCGTAGCAAAAGGAACTTCTGCAAGAGCCGTTTTCCCTGGAGTGGTATCTCAGGTCATTCCTTCGGCAGACGGTACAAGAACGGTAATGATAAAACATGGTGATTATTTTACCATTTACTCAAATCTAAGCAGCACAACGGTTTCTAAGAACCAACAGGTTTCTGCAGGAACAGTGGTAGGAGCAGTTGCTCAGGATTTTGACGGCACTTATACGCTTGATTTCCAGATATGGAATGGAAATAATGCAGTTGACCCATTAGGTTGGGTTTCATATTAA
- a CDS encoding DUF4292 domain-containing protein, translating to MKNWAIFLILTLTVLSCKSRKALNQNPSENDSIQIQNSDKNDPKDAKNIQDRLTFYEKIFLHPKFEHVKISSKITASDLRVSPLDATIYIENDKKIWSNITFLIIPAARAIITPEGIKAMDRYNKNYIDSDFDYLNNLLNVNFIDYKTLEKLLMGRTFMHITNSNSKIVKNSEGYQLTSITNQKIVTDEVTREYKVEMQYTEDFNLNWVKLQDVKSNDAIEIVYENWETFPNEVKLPKNVKIIIKGSKTSQILMENTKFDFSRMETPYSVPANYKKIDIK from the coding sequence ATGAAAAACTGGGCTATCTTCCTGATTCTTACACTGACTGTACTTTCCTGCAAAAGCAGAAAAGCCCTTAATCAGAATCCTTCTGAGAATGACAGCATCCAGATACAAAATTCAGATAAAAATGATCCTAAAGATGCCAAAAACATTCAGGATCGTTTGACATTTTATGAGAAAATATTTCTACATCCCAAATTTGAACATGTAAAAATCAGCAGTAAAATTACAGCAAGTGATTTAAGGGTAAGTCCGCTTGACGCAACAATTTACATCGAAAATGATAAAAAAATATGGTCTAATATTACTTTTTTAATCATTCCTGCAGCAAGAGCGATTATAACGCCGGAAGGAATTAAGGCTATGGACAGATATAATAAAAATTACATAGATTCAGATTTTGATTATCTCAATAATCTTTTGAATGTTAATTTTATTGATTATAAAACTTTAGAAAAACTCTTGATGGGACGTACATTTATGCACATCACCAACAGTAATTCAAAAATTGTAAAAAACTCTGAAGGTTACCAGCTGACTTCCATTACAAACCAGAAGATCGTTACTGACGAAGTTACAAGAGAATACAAAGTAGAAATGCAGTACACTGAAGATTTTAATTTAAATTGGGTAAAATTACAAGATGTAAAATCCAATGATGCTATTGAAATCGTATATGAAAACTGGGAGACCTTTCCGAATGAAGTAAAGCTACCAAAAAATGTTAAAATAATTATAAAAGGTTCTAAAACAAGCCAGATTTTAATGGAAAACACGAAATTTGACTTTTCGAGGATGGAAACACCTTATTCTGTTCCAGCCAATTATAAGAAAATTGATATTAAATGA